One Fusobacterium ulcerans DNA segment encodes these proteins:
- the fabZ gene encoding 3-hydroxyacyl-ACP dehydratase FabZ translates to MLDTLEIMKRIPHRYPFLLVDRILEVNKEEQKIKGLKNVTINEEFFNGHFPGHPIMPGVLIVEGMAQCLGVLVMDGVEGKVPYFVGVESAKFKSPIKPGDQVIYEVEVEKIKRNFVKAHGVAKVDGVLACEATFTFCITDK, encoded by the coding sequence ATGTTAGATACTTTAGAAATCATGAAAAGAATTCCACACAGATACCCATTCTTACTTGTAGACAGAATTCTTGAAGTGAACAAAGAGGAACAAAAAATAAAAGGGTTGAAAAATGTTACTATTAATGAAGAATTTTTTAACGGACATTTTCCAGGACATCCAATTATGCCGGGAGTACTTATAGTAGAAGGAATGGCACAATGTTTAGGAGTTTTAGTAATGGATGGAGTGGAAGGAAAAGTCCCTTACTTTGTAGGTGTTGAAAGTGCTAAATTTAAAAGCCCAATAAAACCTGGTGATCAAGTTATTTATGAAGTAGAAGTAGAAAAAATTAAAAGAAACTTTGTAAAAGCTCATGGAGTAGCAAAAGTAGATGGAGTTTTAGCATGCGAAGCTACATTTACATTCTGTATAACAGACAAATAA
- a CDS encoding ATP-dependent helicase — translation MSILEKLNDRQRKAAEKIEGALLILAGAGSGKTRTITYRIAHMIQELGISPYKILAVTFTNKAAKEMKERVEDLIGEDGKRTMVSTFHSFGVRLLRTYGDRLGYGANFTIYDADDQKRVVKGIMKELTVKDKNLTEGMVVSLISKLKEEEVSADDYEKSENKYNMNAVVVAEIYRRYNLTLKKNNGMDFSDILINTAKLLEIPDILNKVQDKFRYIMVDEYQDTNNIQYKIINKIAGKYGNLCVVGDENQSIYGFRGANIQNILDFEKDYPNAEVVKLEENYRSTSVILDAANAVISNNSSARDKKLWTKKTTGEKITLLQCNDGRQEVNIIIEEIIKGKNQGKKYRDFTILYRTNAQSRLFEEGFLRFNIPYKIFGGMQFYQRAEIKDIVAYLAVINNPKDSLNLSRILNVPKRKIGDKSLEKINEFASVNGLTLFEALGRANEIDTLTANMKIVLEEFHKMMMELIEMSESEPVSELFDKVIKSIKYFDYLESNYEDSENRISNIEELRNSITEMEKIIETLTLREYLENISLVSATDNLEEEKDYVKLMTIHNSKGLEFPTVFLVGTEDEVFPGKKADFEPRELEEERRLCYVAITRAEDKLYISYAASRFMYGEESFRTKSRFISELPENLLESNIESQFKREAINPTKTPVKHQFKKMITMEDLNKTYKEYPYSVGEKVMHKKFGLGVVRGVSDKKVEIDFVDGKREIAMAVADKFLTKN, via the coding sequence ATGAGCATATTAGAAAAATTAAATGACAGACAGAGAAAAGCTGCTGAGAAAATAGAAGGGGCACTGCTTATACTTGCAGGAGCAGGTTCTGGAAAAACAAGAACAATAACTTATAGAATAGCCCACATGATTCAGGAATTAGGGATATCTCCATATAAGATATTAGCTGTGACATTTACAAATAAAGCGGCTAAGGAAATGAAAGAGAGAGTAGAAGATCTCATAGGAGAAGATGGAAAGAGAACTATGGTTTCTACATTCCACTCATTTGGAGTAAGACTTTTGAGAACATATGGGGACAGACTTGGTTATGGAGCTAATTTTACTATTTATGATGCTGATGATCAAAAAAGAGTAGTAAAAGGGATTATGAAGGAGCTTACAGTAAAAGATAAAAACCTTACAGAAGGTATGGTGGTTTCTCTTATTTCAAAATTGAAAGAGGAAGAAGTATCAGCTGACGACTATGAAAAATCAGAAAATAAATATAATATGAATGCTGTAGTAGTAGCTGAAATATACAGAAGATATAATCTAACTCTTAAAAAGAATAATGGAATGGACTTTTCAGATATCTTGATCAATACAGCAAAACTTTTGGAAATACCTGATATTTTAAATAAAGTTCAGGATAAATTCAGATATATAATGGTTGATGAATATCAAGATACCAATAATATCCAATATAAGATAATTAATAAAATAGCTGGTAAATATGGGAATCTATGTGTAGTTGGAGATGAAAACCAAAGTATATATGGATTTAGAGGAGCCAACATTCAAAATATCCTTGATTTTGAAAAAGATTATCCAAATGCAGAGGTTGTAAAGCTTGAAGAAAACTATCGTTCTACTTCAGTGATACTGGATGCAGCCAATGCTGTAATCAGCAACAACTCAAGTGCAAGGGATAAAAAGCTTTGGACTAAGAAAACTACTGGTGAAAAAATTACTCTTCTTCAATGTAATGATGGAAGACAGGAAGTAAATATTATAATTGAAGAGATAATTAAAGGAAAAAATCAAGGAAAAAAATACAGAGATTTTACTATCCTTTACAGAACAAATGCTCAATCGAGACTTTTTGAGGAAGGTTTTTTGAGATTCAATATACCATATAAAATATTTGGTGGAATGCAGTTCTATCAAAGAGCAGAGATTAAAGACATAGTTGCTTATCTGGCTGTTATCAATAATCCTAAAGACAGTCTTAATTTGAGCAGAATACTTAATGTTCCTAAGAGAAAAATAGGAGATAAAAGTTTAGAGAAGATAAATGAATTTGCTTCTGTAAATGGACTTACTCTTTTTGAAGCATTAGGAAGAGCAAATGAGATAGATACCCTTACAGCTAATATGAAAATAGTGCTGGAAGAATTTCATAAAATGATGATGGAACTCATTGAAATGAGTGAATCTGAACCTGTTTCGGAACTTTTTGATAAAGTGATAAAAAGTATAAAATACTTTGATTATCTGGAATCAAACTATGAAGACAGTGAAAACAGAATAAGCAATATAGAAGAGTTGAGAAACTCTATTACAGAGATGGAAAAAATAATAGAAACTCTTACTTTAAGAGAATATTTAGAGAATATATCATTGGTAAGTGCTACAGATAATTTAGAGGAAGAGAAAGATTATGTAAAACTTATGACTATTCATAACTCTAAAGGACTTGAGTTCCCAACAGTATTTTTAGTTGGAACAGAGGATGAAGTATTCCCAGGAAAAAAAGCTGATTTTGAACCAAGAGAACTTGAAGAGGAAAGAAGACTGTGCTATGTAGCAATAACAAGAGCAGAGGATAAATTATATATTTCTTATGCTGCAAGCAGATTTATGTATGGAGAGGAAAGCTTCAGAACTAAATCAAGATTCATAAGTGAACTTCCTGAGAATCTTCTTGAAAGCAATATAGAATCTCAATTTAAAAGAGAAGCGATCAATCCTACAAAAACTCCAGTAAAACATCAATTCAAAAAAATGATAACAATGGAAGACCTGAATAAGACATACAAGGAATATCCTTACTCTGTCGGAGAAAAGGTAATGCATAAGAAATTTGGATTGGGAGTAGTAAGAGGAGTATCAGATAAAAAAGTTGAAATAGACTTTGTAGATGGAAAAAGAGAAATTGCAATGGCAGTTGCAGATAAGTTTTTAACAAAAAACTAA
- the lpxC gene encoding UDP-3-O-acyl-N-acetylglucosamine deacetylase, protein MKRKTLAKEIVYSGIGLHKGENIDMKLIPGNNGIIFRRVDLEDGKNEIKLDIENTFDLTRGTNLKNEFEAKVHTIEHFLSALYAAEITDLVIELDGNELPICDGSAGSFIDLFENAGIKELDAEVEPIVITKPIYLTVNDKNIVALPYDGYKITYAIRFEHSFLKSQLAEFEINLENYKKEIAPARTFGFDYEIEYLKKNNLALGGTLENAIVIEKDGVMNPEGLRYEDEFVRHKMLDIIGDLKILNRPIKGHIIAVKAGHALDIEFAKLLKNL, encoded by the coding sequence ATGAAAAGGAAAACATTGGCAAAAGAGATTGTCTATTCAGGTATTGGACTCCATAAGGGAGAAAATATTGATATGAAGCTGATTCCGGGAAACAATGGAATAATTTTCAGAAGAGTTGATCTTGAAGATGGAAAAAATGAAATAAAATTAGATATAGAAAATACTTTTGACCTCACACGTGGAACTAATTTAAAAAATGAGTTTGAAGCAAAGGTACATACAATAGAACATTTTTTATCAGCACTATATGCAGCAGAGATAACAGACCTTGTAATAGAGCTTGACGGAAATGAGCTTCCTATCTGTGATGGAAGTGCAGGAAGTTTTATAGATCTTTTTGAAAATGCTGGAATAAAAGAATTAGATGCAGAAGTAGAACCGATAGTTATAACTAAGCCGATATATCTTACAGTAAATGATAAAAATATAGTAGCTCTTCCATATGATGGATATAAAATAACATATGCCATCAGATTTGAGCACAGCTTCTTAAAATCACAGCTGGCAGAATTTGAGATAAATCTTGAAAATTACAAAAAAGAGATAGCTCCAGCAAGAACTTTTGGATTTGATTATGAGATAGAATATCTTAAAAAGAATAACCTTGCTTTAGGAGGAACTCTTGAAAATGCCATAGTTATAGAAAAAGATGGTGTAATGAATCCAGAGGGACTTAGATATGAAGATGAGTTTGTAAGACATAAAATGCTTGATATCATAGGGGACTTAAAAATATTGAACAGACCAATAAAAGGTCATATAATAGCAGTAAAGGCAGGACATGCTTTAGATATAGAATTTGCAAAATTACTGAAAAACTTATAA
- a CDS encoding RNA-binding protein, whose product MDRKKFQSAFPDTDEFLVGAICDDIELCEEIDYPVYSRYFYPPNFWSRLENLNIGVKFSFMGINDSCEKKMIGVYPKNFDLEMLNFPVKYFKIANGSKFKELEHKHYLGSIMSLGLKREILGDLIVKEGICYGIINEELFMFLKENLKMIGKIPVEAEEITSGDIPETEFKELVESIASLRLDVVTAALGNFSRNNAIEALESGDVALNYNTDKDKSRLVKEKDIISIRRKGKFLIDSVLGESKKGKIRVLIKKFS is encoded by the coding sequence TTGGACAGAAAAAAATTTCAATCAGCATTTCCTGATACAGATGAATTTTTAGTTGGGGCAATATGCGATGATATAGAGCTTTGTGAAGAAATAGACTACCCAGTATACAGCAGATACTTTTATCCTCCTAATTTCTGGAGCAGATTGGAGAATCTAAATATAGGAGTAAAATTTTCTTTTATGGGTATTAATGACAGTTGTGAAAAGAAGATGATAGGTGTATATCCTAAAAATTTTGATCTGGAGATGCTGAATTTTCCAGTTAAATATTTTAAAATAGCTAATGGTTCTAAGTTTAAAGAGCTGGAACATAAACATTATCTTGGAAGTATCATGTCTTTGGGATTGAAAAGAGAAATATTAGGAGATTTGATTGTAAAAGAGGGGATATGTTATGGTATAATAAATGAAGAATTATTTATGTTTTTAAAGGAAAACCTTAAGATGATAGGTAAAATTCCTGTAGAAGCTGAAGAGATAACCTCTGGGGATATTCCAGAAACAGAATTCAAGGAGTTGGTAGAAAGTATAGCCTCTTTAAGGCTGGATGTAGTAACAGCAGCTTTAGGAAATTTTTCCAGAAACAATGCAATAGAAGCTTTAGAATCTGGAGATGTAGCATTGAACTACAATACTGATAAAGATAAGAGTAGATTGGTAAAGGAAAAAGATATTATCTCTATAAGGAGAAAAGGAAAGTTTTTGATTGATTCTGTTTTAGGTGAGAGTAAAAAAGGAAAAATAAGGGTACTGATAAAAAAATTCAGCTAA